From the Acidithiobacillus sp. genome, the window TCCAGAAATGGCTAACGTGGCTGCAGTACTGGGGCTAGGGGTTTTGGTCATTGATGAGATCCAAAGACTGAATGAAGCCAGTAGCGGCGGTGCAGCCAAGATGTTGAATTTCTTTGGCCAAATGGTCAATCAGTTTAGTGTTCCTGTTGTGCTGGTAGGGACATTTAAAGCGCTTCCGCTGCTGAGTGGTGAATTTGCACAGGCGCGCCGTAGTGCGGGACAAGGAGATCTCGTCTGGTCCAACTTGCCTCAGGATGATGTATGGGATTTCTTTATTGAAGGCGTTTGGCATTACCAGTGGACCAAATCGGAGACCCCGCTAACGCCGACGATCCGCAATGCCCTATACCAGGAATCACAAGGCATTGTAGATATTGCGGTGAAACTCTATATGCTGGCTCAGTGGGCAGTGATAGGACAGGAAGATGAAACAATCTCACCGGAACTGATTGGTGATGTTGCCAGAGACAGCCTGCAACTCGCTCGGCCAATTCTTGAGGCGCTCAAGAAACGAGATCTTGCCGCACTCGGTAGGATCAAGGATATCATGCCGCCCATCAATGACCTTGAACAATATTTACGTGGAGCACGCGAACGGGTAACACTCGAAGGAACGCTTGATACGATGAAGGCTCAGCGTGTCGCACAGCAACAAAATGCTCATAAGGAACCGGACGAAATTTTGATGCGCGTCGCCGAGGTTTTGCTGGAAGCAGGTTTCCCTGTCGACATGGCCCACCAATGTGCTGAGGAGGCATTGAAGCAGCATGCCGACGAAACAGAACTGGCACCGGTGATAAAGGATGCCCTGTTGCGAGCCGTCGGCGTTCGGCCTCCGTCAAGTGGCACAAAGAGAAATCCGTCACGCAAGGACCAACACCAAGAGACGCAAAAACCGGCAGTGGAAAAAGCGTTGGCTGAAATGATTAACGCGCGAAAGGGGGAGATCACGCCCCATCAGGCGCTAAATAACGCTGGGGTCATTAAGCCAATAGAAGAATTCTGGACTAACAAATGATAGCCTTCTTCCCTGAGCCATACCCTGACGAGTTACTCTACAGCATATGTGCACGCTATCATATTATGAGTAGGAATCATGACTTTAGACACACGGTAGAGGACCTTTTTGGTTGTCGCCAGGCTTGCGCTGTATACGACTTCCCTTCTCGACTTGCTGCCTTATGTGGCCGGTTACCGAGGGGCAGCTCACATACACCGGCGAGTCTGATACGCAATCACACACTATTTCCACTTTATCAGCCATTTCTAACGGACTATTCTGCCGGAAAGATTGCTAAGGACATGGCAGCCAGTAATCAAGGCGGAACCATTCACTGCTCAATTGGAGTAATGGCCAGCTCTATTAAATCGCCCCGTTTCCTACGCTATTGTCCGGTTTGCAAAGAGTCTGACATCACTGAATTCGGAGAACCTTACTGGCATCGTACACACCAGATAGCTAATTTGCGGGTCTGTCATAAACACGGTTCACCACTTAGTGACTCTGACGCTGTGATAAGTGCACCAGTTAATAAACATGCGTTCATAGCCTTAGATTATAATCCCGTTATCCGCACAGGAAACCCGTCACATGACAACCTCGAAAGGCACATTACCGTCGCTAATGCGGTCTCCTGGATTCTTCAAAATAATTTACCCACATTAGGATTTGGTAGAATTGTTCATGCATATCATCGTTTCCTAAAATTGCGGGGTCTGATAACTTGTGAAGGGCATGTTCGACAAGACGCATTTCGTCAGGCATTTTTAAACTACTATGGTGAGGATTTTCTCCAGGAAGTCGGATGCGCCCTTGTCAACGGAGGCCACCAAGGATGGCTCGCGGCCATGGTGCGGAAGCGACGTAACTCTGCGCACCCTTTACATCATTTGCTTCTAATTCAATGGCTCTGCAGCACTCCAGAGGTTTTTTACCGTGCATGTCTTCAAATACAGCCGGAGATAGTCGTGCCGAATGCCCTCAACCTGTCGGATATACACGCGAAGCACCACCAACCTGTATCCATGGCTGCGGACAGAGAGGGTCCTGAAATATCAAAAGGAGCAGCTTTGGTTCAGAACAGTCAATTGGGAAAACGCCGACGTGAGTGGCTTGCCATCGTACGACGTTCCTCAGGCGTTTGCAGGAAGCAGCTGCGAGCGGCCAACCAGGCGGCTTTTGGCTGGCTATATCGGAATGATCACGATTGGCTGTATGACCATCTTCCTGCACCGCTACCGCGTTCTAAGGCTCAGGACCTGCGTGTTGACTGGAACCAGAGAGATCAA encodes:
- a CDS encoding ATP-binding protein, with amino-acid sequence MLTGSKEQAVYTPSEDPMYRHNPFIEALPPVLPMEKVASLLRRHPVYHQSERELAASKRLEAVQRIANYVEPLPIFLELEQRFSRMLRNGYSPRNPISAEWIKQLRSGFPDLDWDRGKPDYQPLVRSTAAGFAIIGTSGVGKTTAVESVLSLYAQQIQHSGKYGGHALDRVQLVWLKLECPQDGSLRGLCLNFFQAVDEIVGTRYYPKFGNNRRRSVDELLPEMANVAAVLGLGVLVIDEIQRLNEASSGGAAKMLNFFGQMVNQFSVPVVLVGTFKALPLLSGEFAQARRSAGQGDLVWSNLPQDDVWDFFIEGVWHYQWTKSETPLTPTIRNALYQESQGIVDIAVKLYMLAQWAVIGQEDETISPELIGDVARDSLQLARPILEALKKRDLAALGRIKDIMPPINDLEQYLRGARERVTLEGTLDTMKAQRVAQQQNAHKEPDEILMRVAEVLLEAGFPVDMAHQCAEEALKQHADETELAPVIKDALLRAVGVRPPSSGTKRNPSRKDQHQETQKPAVEKALAEMINARKGEITPHQALNNAGVIKPIEEFWTNK
- a CDS encoding TnsD family Tn7-like transposition protein → MIAFFPEPYPDELLYSICARYHIMSRNHDFRHTVEDLFGCRQACAVYDFPSRLAALCGRLPRGSSHTPASLIRNHTLFPLYQPFLTDYSAGKIAKDMAASNQGGTIHCSIGVMASSIKSPRFLRYCPVCKESDITEFGEPYWHRTHQIANLRVCHKHGSPLSDSDAVISAPVNKHAFIALDYNPVIRTGNPSHDNLERHITVANAVSWILQNNLPTLGFGRIVHAYHRFLKLRGLITCEGHVRQDAFRQAFLNYYGEDFLQEVGCALVNGGHQGWLAAMVRKRRNSAHPLHHLLLIQWLCSTPEVFYRACLQIQPEIVVPNALNLSDIHAKHHQPVSMAADREGPEISKGAALVQNSQLGKRRREWLAIVRRSSGVCRKQLRAANQAAFGWLYRNDHDWLYDHLPAPLPRSKAQDLRVDWNQRDQHFANEVQRSAQVILSEARPKQVTVTAIGTHIGCRALIQRHLDKMPVTADELRQWVESTEQFQMRRLDIVARRLQSEAVELKSWRLVRVAGLRPGYSPAVAARIQDWVG